The window CCAGCGCCGGCACGCAGGACGGAGCGTGCTGGGCGGCTTGTTGGCCGTTATCCGCTTCGCCCTCACCCAAGGGTTGGGCCATCTGATCTTCCTGGTGCAGCAGCAAGCCCATCGCACGCTTGCCGCAGCGCGCATTCTGCTTTCTCCCAAAAACTCTTCATGATGCATCTCGCCGCGCCCATGCTCCATCACCGCCATGCCTTCAGGGCGACCCGGTTTGCCGTTCTGCTGCCCTTGGTGCTGGCGCCATTGACCGCCATCGCAGACACCAAGCGCCCGGGTGAGCCCAGGGCGCCAGCCCCGCAAGAGCGCACCGATGGCAAAGAATTCACGATCCCGCTGTCGCGGCTGAAGGGGGAAGACAGACCCTACCGCCTGGCGGGCGTGGCCTCCAGCATGAAGCTGTCGCTCCCCCTGCCGGCGCTCGTGCAGGCACAGGAAGTGCGACTCGAACTCTCAGGCACGGCCTCGCGTTCATTGACGGCCTCGTCACAACTGGAAATCGCAGTCAACGGCCGTGTGGTCCGGCAGTTGGGACTGAGTGGCAGTGAAGAGAACTTCCGTCACTCCATCAGTCTCCCGCTGAGCGCTCTGCGCGAGGGCTTCAACGAAGTGCAAATCAGTGTTGCACAGCACTACGCCAGCACCTGTGAATACCCGATGGCCTCCCAACTGTGGACGGACATCCACCTGCGGGAATCACAGTTCGTCGTATCGGCCACCCCCAAGGCCTTGCCAGCAAGGCTCGACAGGCTCGATGCCTTGTTTGACAAGGCGGTGTTTGCCGATCCCGCCCCCGTCGCCATCCTCACGGCCAAGGCGCCGGAAGGCGCGGTGCTCAGCGCTGCAGGACTCGTCGCCCAGGGGGTAGGACACCGCTATGACTACGTGCCCGTCCGCATTTCCAGCGCACGGTTTCCGGCGACACCGGCCGAGATGGGCACCGCTTTGCCACCCCAGGCCCGGGCGGCCGTGGTACTGGGCACCTTCGACAACCTCGGCGCCTATCTCCAGGGGCTGGGGGCGCCCACGGACTCCGGACCGGTGGTCGCCATACGCACCTTGCCAGAGGACCCCACTCGCTTTGTCGTGATCCTCGCGGCAGCCACCGAAGCAGAACTCCCGACGGCAGCCACGGCCTTTGCCATGCAGCGCATGCCCTGGCCGGGCAAGGCGTGGGTCGCAGTGCGTGATCTCAAGCTGCCATCGCCAAAGGATCTGCGCGAGGCAGCTGACGCCCAGGACGCATCAACCCATGCGCAGCCGCTGAGCGCCCTGGGGTACGCCACCACCACTTACAGCGGCCTGCCCACCGGCAACGCAAGCCTCCGTTTCTGGAACTCCAATTGGCAAGGGCGCATGCAGGTGCGACTGCACCTTGCCTACGGCAGCGGCATGTCGGCACAGTCGGCCCTCAATGTGGTCGCCAATGGGGTCATGCATGGCTCCATACCACTGAATAACCCTGCGGGCGGCGTGTACACCAACTACGCCGTGAGCCTTCCCACCGGGTCATTGCGCATGGGTTGGAACACCCTGGAGCTGCAGCCTGTGCTGGTGCCCCAATCCAATGGCGGGGAATGCAAGCCATTCTTCCTGGGCAATCTCGCCACCACGATCTATGACGACAGCACGGTGCAGAACTTCGGGGGCAGCCCGCTCCTGCGTCCCGACCTGGGGCTGATCGCCCGCG of the Acidovorax sp. 107 genome contains:
- a CDS encoding cellulose biosynthesis cyclic di-GMP-binding regulatory protein BcsB — protein: MMHLAAPMLHHRHAFRATRFAVLLPLVLAPLTAIADTKRPGEPRAPAPQERTDGKEFTIPLSRLKGEDRPYRLAGVASSMKLSLPLPALVQAQEVRLELSGTASRSLTASSQLEIAVNGRVVRQLGLSGSEENFRHSISLPLSALREGFNEVQISVAQHYASTCEYPMASQLWTDIHLRESQFVVSATPKALPARLDRLDALFDKAVFADPAPVAILTAKAPEGAVLSAAGLVAQGVGHRYDYVPVRISSARFPATPAEMGTALPPQARAAVVLGTFDNLGAYLQGLGAPTDSGPVVAIRTLPEDPTRFVVILAAATEAELPTAATAFAMQRMPWPGKAWVAVRDLKLPSPKDLREAADAQDASTHAQPLSALGYATTTYSGLPTGNASLRFWNSNWQGRMQVRLHLAYGSGMSAQSALNVVANGVMHGSIPLNNPAGGVYTNYAVSLPTGSLRMGWNTLELQPVLVPQSNGGECKPFFLGNLATTIYDDSTVQNFGGSPLLRPDLGLIARDGRGSPIPPLGDGMAVQLTDAQDPTVGASLTLMAKLVQVLRTPLLRTSFQVGQDEKATNRLWVGAMERLPENVRERAGLNTASSLLLNVPLMQSVRVPVIEGNDTLMQLRELIEGSAARPLVLGAAVAINDAPTQHAIATTVFDGNQPLTVFTAANPEELQAALHDVVGYGPWGQLRGGMAFWRPGEPVKTVISEDTPFSAYALRGSIGLWVSQYPWWSLGIVLALIASLVGLTRTVLARYRQRNLPVQTQRASGSKA